A part of Lacibacter sp. H407 genomic DNA contains:
- a CDS encoding RNA polymerase sigma factor: protein MNDNARPLYNDEYCLSKIEEGDEHFFNLIFEKYRNQLFAYLYKVTKSKELSEEIVLDVFLKLWHGREAITEIQNFEAFLYKVAHNKAIDFFRAAKRSQALQQALWQAITEAPATDNADNRLIYKNTDALIKEAINQLSPQRKKVFELRHYEDMSYAEIAATLNLSSNTVRNHLAASLQFIREYLEKNNALLLLLAIYFEKK, encoded by the coding sequence ATGAACGATAACGCAAGGCCATTATATAATGATGAATATTGCCTCTCCAAAATAGAGGAGGGGGATGAGCATTTTTTTAACCTGATATTCGAAAAGTACCGAAATCAGCTGTTTGCCTATTTATACAAGGTCACCAAATCAAAAGAACTGTCTGAGGAAATAGTGCTCGATGTTTTTTTAAAACTTTGGCATGGAAGGGAAGCGATCACCGAAATACAAAACTTTGAAGCCTTTTTGTACAAGGTTGCACATAACAAAGCCATCGATTTTTTCAGGGCGGCCAAACGCAGCCAGGCTTTACAGCAGGCTTTATGGCAAGCAATTACCGAAGCCCCGGCCACGGATAATGCCGATAATCGGCTGATTTATAAAAACACCGATGCTTTAATAAAAGAAGCCATCAATCAATTATCTCCCCAACGGAAAAAAGTTTTTGAGCTGCGTCACTACGAAGATATGAGCTATGCTGAAATAGCCGCAACCCTCAACTTGTCGTCCAATACGGTGCGCAACCACCTCGCTGCATCCCTGCAGTTTATCCGGGAGTATTTAGAAAAAAACAACGCACTGTTACTGCTGCTTGCCATTTATTTTGAAAAAAAGTAG
- a CDS encoding TonB-dependent receptor gives MKLIAVLLFVASMQVFAEAHSQTVNLSLKNAPFQKVLKEIRKQTGYNFICTVELMEMVGNVSVDAKNVSLQDALQACLQKTPLTFTIVENTIVIKRRLPAETNANFAKESPPADITVKGKVTDDSGTPLPGASVNLKGTGTGVNTDANGEFTISIPDNSSMILVISFVGMEAKEVNVKGTTNVQVALSKQEIQQQEIVVVGYGTQKKATVTGAIAQVGAKVLQSAPVPNTSQLLVGRMPGLLSKTASGLPGEDNASLQIRGYGNALVIVDGLPTPFNRIDPNDIESVSILKDASAAIYGARAGNGVILVTTKRGKTGAPQITYTGTYTYQMPSAFQNTVNAGDWAELRREAALNYGLSPGEFTEEVVQKYKAGTEANFKSYNWRDAIFRTGAPMFQQSITVSGGTPALKYFGSLGMTDQQSVFTSGDYFYKRYNTRLNVDATIAKNLSLRFDMQYRFGQDQQVGSIEDVMVDFSTAQPRYNPYLPDPTRNAYTGFQGRNPLLRIDADRKGYNRTSSNFFNGQVGLNYKVPFVPGLSVGADLLVSQSADYTKIFNVPAEVYDYDYDTDVYTYLANMGNFITLRETNARYYQVYPMLKVNYDREFGKHRISGMGIAEQLQNGGNSLMAFRRDLLSPSIQQLFSGGQDFQDNTGSQSQMSRVAYIGKLNYDYEGKYLAEFILRADASANFPKNSRWGYFPGVSVGWVFSRENFMDNASSWLSNGKLRLSYGQSGNDGTSQFSYLTGYDIDAGGYIMGNTFYKTISTTGLPNPGITWESITNYNIGLDLVLWKGKLVFEGNVFYRLRDGILASQQRAVPSTFGATLPPVNLNSQSNRGFELMIDYRPKIKDVQLSIMPTFTLTQNKWEFRDETAYTDPDQIRIYQLTGKSANLSWGYKSDGIFMSQDEIDKLPFNQDGVGNSSLRPGDIRYVDLNNDGILDWRDQDVIGKGTFPEIVYSLVMGGTYKGLSLEMLWQGSTGFNFYVTGASASMFSNESIPYDYHYTYRWQPDPANPTVNINPNAQLPAASLGLNPNNIKRSDFWMKDATFIRLRNVNLSYSFNGSMVKKVGIKNLQVFASATNLLTFSKLGFYKNTFDPDANLSGEGRNYPIHKNIAGGVRLTF, from the coding sequence ATGAAACTTATTGCTGTCTTGCTATTCGTGGCCAGTATGCAGGTATTTGCAGAAGCCCATTCACAAACTGTGAACCTTTCACTTAAAAATGCGCCCTTCCAGAAAGTATTGAAAGAAATCAGAAAGCAAACAGGCTACAATTTTATTTGTACTGTTGAGCTGATGGAGATGGTGGGCAATGTAAGTGTTGATGCCAAAAATGTTTCACTGCAGGATGCTCTTCAGGCGTGCTTGCAGAAAACGCCACTTACATTCACCATTGTAGAAAATACAATTGTAATCAAACGCAGGTTGCCGGCAGAAACAAATGCAAATTTTGCAAAAGAATCGCCCCCTGCTGACATTACGGTGAAAGGAAAAGTAACCGATGACAGCGGAACACCGCTGCCGGGAGCGTCTGTCAATTTAAAAGGAACCGGTACAGGTGTAAATACCGATGCCAACGGAGAGTTTACAATCAGTATCCCCGACAATTCATCCATGATACTGGTGATCTCTTTTGTAGGTATGGAAGCAAAAGAAGTAAATGTAAAAGGAACCACCAACGTGCAGGTTGCATTAAGCAAACAAGAAATTCAGCAGCAGGAAATTGTAGTGGTAGGTTACGGTACACAAAAGAAAGCAACGGTTACAGGAGCCATTGCACAGGTAGGAGCAAAAGTATTACAGTCGGCACCTGTGCCTAACACCTCGCAACTGCTTGTTGGACGAATGCCCGGGCTTTTGTCGAAAACAGCAAGCGGTTTACCCGGTGAGGATAATGCCAGTCTGCAAATCAGAGGCTATGGTAATGCGCTGGTGATTGTGGATGGATTACCAACACCTTTCAACCGTATTGATCCGAATGATATTGAATCAGTTTCTATATTGAAAGATGCATCTGCTGCCATTTATGGTGCAAGAGCAGGCAACGGTGTGATACTCGTTACAACAAAGCGTGGTAAGACAGGTGCTCCACAAATTACGTATACCGGCACCTACACGTATCAGATGCCTTCGGCTTTTCAGAATACAGTAAATGCAGGCGACTGGGCTGAGCTACGCAGAGAAGCGGCTTTGAATTACGGATTGAGCCCGGGTGAATTTACAGAAGAAGTAGTACAGAAATACAAAGCAGGTACTGAAGCCAACTTCAAATCGTATAACTGGCGTGATGCGATCTTCCGTACAGGTGCTCCCATGTTTCAACAAAGTATAACTGTTAGTGGTGGTACGCCTGCTTTAAAATATTTTGGTTCATTAGGTATGACTGATCAACAGAGTGTTTTCACCTCAGGAGATTATTTTTATAAGCGTTATAATACACGATTAAACGTTGATGCAACCATTGCAAAGAATTTGTCTTTGCGGTTTGACATGCAGTATCGTTTTGGTCAGGATCAGCAGGTAGGTTCAATTGAAGATGTAATGGTAGATTTTAGCACAGCACAACCACGTTACAATCCCTACCTGCCTGACCCGACCAGAAATGCATATACAGGTTTTCAAGGTCGTAATCCATTACTGCGTATCGATGCAGACCGTAAAGGATACAACCGTACCAGTTCTAATTTCTTCAACGGACAGGTAGGACTTAATTACAAAGTACCTTTTGTACCGGGCTTAAGTGTTGGTGCCGATTTATTGGTTAGTCAATCTGCTGACTATACAAAAATATTTAACGTACCAGCTGAGGTGTACGATTATGACTATGACACCGATGTTTATACCTATTTGGCCAACATGGGTAATTTTATTACACTCAGAGAAACCAATGCCCGTTATTACCAGGTTTACCCAATGCTGAAAGTGAATTACGATCGTGAATTTGGTAAGCACCGCATCAGTGGTATGGGTATTGCCGAACAACTCCAGAATGGTGGCAATTCATTGATGGCTTTTCGTAGGGATCTGTTGTCGCCATCCATCCAGCAACTCTTCTCCGGTGGTCAGGATTTTCAGGATAATACCGGATCGCAAAGTCAAATGTCGAGAGTAGCGTATATCGGTAAATTGAATTACGATTACGAAGGCAAGTATCTGGCAGAATTTATTTTAAGGGCCGATGCAAGTGCGAATTTTCCAAAGAATTCAAGATGGGGTTATTTCCCCGGGGTTTCAGTAGGCTGGGTGTTTTCAAGAGAAAACTTTATGGATAATGCATCATCATGGCTTTCGAATGGTAAACTCAGACTTTCTTATGGACAGTCGGGCAACGATGGTACCAGTCAGTTCAGTTATCTTACCGGATATGATATTGATGCAGGTGGATATATTATGGGAAATACGTTTTACAAAACGATCAGTACTACAGGCCTTCCAAATCCCGGTATTACCTGGGAAAGTATAACCAACTATAATATTGGTCTTGATTTAGTGTTGTGGAAAGGCAAACTGGTATTTGAAGGAAACGTGTTTTACAGGTTACGAGATGGAATCCTTGCTTCGCAACAAAGAGCTGTTCCTTCAACATTTGGAGCAACATTGCCACCGGTAAATTTGAACAGTCAGAGTAACAGAGGTTTTGAACTCATGATTGATTATCGCCCAAAGATCAAGGATGTACAACTTTCCATTATGCCTACGTTTACGCTTACGCAAAACAAATGGGAGTTCAGAGATGAAACAGCATATACCGATCCGGATCAAATCAGAATCTATCAGTTAACAGGTAAATCAGCCAACCTTTCATGGGGTTATAAGTCGGATGGTATTTTTATGTCGCAGGATGAAATAGATAAACTGCCATTTAACCAGGATGGTGTGGGTAATAGCAGTCTGCGTCCGGGCGATATCCGCTACGTTGATTTAAATAATGATGGCATTCTCGATTGGCGTGATCAGGATGTGATTGGTAAAGGCACGTTCCCTGAAATCGTCTACAGTTTAGTGATGGGTGGCACTTACAAAGGATTGTCGTTAGAAATGTTGTGGCAAGGTTCAACCGGGTTTAACTTTTATGTAACCGGTGCATCAGCATCCATGTTTTCAAATGAATCAATTCCGTACGATTATCACTATACGTATCGCTGGCAGCCCGATCCTGCAAATCCAACAGTTAATATCAACCCCAACGCACAATTACCGGCAGCATCATTGGGTTTAAATCCCAATAACATCAAGCGTTCTGATTTCTGGATGAAAGATGCCACA
- a CDS encoding DUF5990 family protein, which translates to MEPTINLQIILVQPPPNVLFGLQKGSGNNYETVQKQTSASQDLFFTFPITIKGDKGKDAFPKFSGPFVQGPAAGKFVYIDIGTYAGQFDTMWSRRLKVPLTGITWELIDQLMAEPTSILETKVPGTGKDGGPNCATVKPFAGWRMKT; encoded by the coding sequence ATGGAACCAACAATCAATCTTCAAATCATTCTTGTGCAGCCCCCGCCTAATGTATTATTTGGTTTGCAAAAGGGATCGGGCAATAATTATGAAACGGTGCAAAAGCAAACATCAGCATCGCAAGATTTGTTCTTTACATTCCCGATAACCATCAAAGGCGATAAAGGAAAAGATGCGTTTCCAAAATTTTCCGGTCCGTTTGTGCAAGGCCCTGCAGCTGGCAAATTCGTTTACATTGATATCGGAACATACGCAGGGCAATTTGATACAATGTGGTCAAGAAGATTAAAAGTTCCGTTAACCGGCATTACCTGGGAACTGATCGATCAACTGATGGCTGAGCCAACGTCGATACTTGAAACTAAAGTTCCGGGAACAGGAAAAGATGGCGGACCCAATTGCGCCACTGTGAAACCATTTGCAGGGTGGAGAATGAAAACGTGA
- a CDS encoding FecR domain-containing protein has protein sequence MTDNKEKLSDLIDKYLDNRLTSAEFAELWRLLNEEPDETQLNEELQHLWQSAKIEAPFIAAAEWDQKIQEAKQKLTESDQTEQQPSISRFQRYRWVAAAAILLLIVSSVFVLVNRNEKNSTIAKKAQPQLQQDDRLPGGDRAILTLADGSSIVLDSAGNGMLAQQGTTEIIKKEDGQLLYNSSDNATDAVAYNLLQTPRGGQYKITLPDGSKVWLNAASSLKYPVVFSGKERRVEITGEAYFEIAKDATRPFKVQLNQMEVEVLGTHFNINSYTDEETVRTTLLEGRVKVTAASENRFLQPGQQAQLKPSGNMKIVDDVNLEETVAWKDGNFQFENSDIKSVMRQLARWYDVEVSYQGTINKHFIGGISRNVKLSQVLSMLQQTGEVKFKIEGKKIIVMP, from the coding sequence ATGACTGATAACAAGGAGAAGCTCTCCGATCTTATAGATAAATACCTGGATAACCGGTTAACCTCTGCTGAGTTTGCGGAGCTGTGGCGGTTATTGAACGAAGAACCTGATGAAACACAATTGAACGAAGAACTGCAACACCTTTGGCAATCTGCTAAAATTGAAGCTCCGTTCATAGCTGCTGCCGAATGGGATCAAAAAATTCAGGAAGCAAAGCAAAAACTTACTGAATCTGATCAAACAGAACAACAACCTTCTATCAGCCGCTTCCAACGCTATCGTTGGGTTGCTGCTGCTGCCATTCTTTTACTGATTGTTTCTTCTGTTTTTGTTTTGGTAAATCGAAATGAGAAGAACAGCACTATCGCAAAAAAGGCACAACCTCAATTGCAGCAAGACGACAGGTTGCCCGGTGGAGACAGAGCCATACTAACATTGGCAGATGGCAGTTCAATTGTACTGGATAGTGCGGGTAACGGTATGCTTGCCCAACAGGGAACAACAGAGATTATTAAGAAAGAAGATGGACAACTATTATACAACAGTTCAGATAATGCAACCGATGCAGTTGCATATAATTTACTTCAAACACCCCGTGGCGGACAATATAAAATTACTTTACCCGATGGCAGTAAAGTATGGCTCAATGCCGCATCTTCTTTAAAGTATCCGGTTGTATTCAGCGGTAAAGAACGCCGGGTGGAAATAACAGGGGAAGCCTATTTTGAAATTGCGAAAGATGCAACAAGACCATTTAAGGTGCAATTGAATCAAATGGAAGTAGAAGTGCTGGGTACACATTTCAACATCAACAGTTATACCGATGAAGAAACTGTACGCACCACCTTGCTGGAAGGAAGAGTAAAAGTTACTGCCGCAAGTGAAAATAGATTTTTACAACCCGGTCAACAGGCGCAACTGAAACCATCGGGTAATATGAAGATCGTTGATGATGTAAACCTGGAAGAAACAGTAGCGTGGAAGGATGGAAACTTTCAGTTTGAAAATAGTGATATTAAATCGGTGATGAGACAACTGGCCCGTTGGTATGATGTAGAGGTAAGTTACCAGGGCACCATAAACAAACATTTTATTGGTGGCATTTCCCGCAATGTAAAGCTGTCGCAGGTGCTTTCAATGCTGCAGCAAACAGGGGAAGTGAAATTTAAAATTGAAGGCAAAAAAATTATTGTTATGCCGTAA